The Pan paniscus chromosome 21, NHGRI_mPanPan1-v2.0_pri, whole genome shotgun sequence region AaagaaacacatgcacacaagacCCCCCAATACAAGACTAAACATGTCAACACATATGAACACACACATGCTCAGACTCCCACAAGACATAGAACACATAGCAATGAGTGAGCACATACAGAAATGCATAAATACATATGCAGACACATATCTTAATCATTAATGTCCCTGGAGGGAGTTAGAGGCACACCCCCCCCACATGCACACAGGATAGAACACATAGACATACATATATGGACACACATCGTTCACACACAgatgcaaatagaaaacaagcaCACACGTCTAAAATTTGAAGTCCCAGGAGGCAgattcctccccactcccacaaGCACACGAACACAAAGAGTTTGCACAGAGACCCGTTACACACGAACATACAGGACAGAACATGCAGACACACAAGGGCACACACCTCCATCACTAAAGTCCCGGGAGAGGTTTCGCTTGGGCCGGGACAGAGGGATGTTGTCTACCCACAGGTACAGCTGGTGCAGCGCCTCCTCGTCCACGCTGCTCGCCATTGGCGTCCTCAAAGCCTGGCCGCCCCAGCGGTGCCGGGTCCAGCTCCAGCCTCACGACCCTTCAGGCGCTTCCTTTCTCGCCACTGCAGAAGCCCATAATTGCCTCTGCCTGCCTAATCCAGAGACTCACGTCCCAGCTGGGAGCGGCCATATTGTTTTCTGAAACCATGGAAACCATCCCCGACTCTCCTGGGTACAAAGACTTCTGGGAGTTGTAGTTTTATCCCCTCCCCGCTACCTCCTCTCAGGCCCGAGCTTTGAAAAGGCGGTTAGCTGCCCTTGTCTTCTTCCCAAGAAAGCATCACTTCTGTGCCCACGCCACCTAGTGACCAGCCACTCATCCATTTTGGGACCAGCCAAAGCCAACCAGGACGCCAGAATTCCTGCATCTGCACCCCTAGGGTGGGGATTCCCCTTCTTGGCCCTTTAGCCCTTTAGTCCCAAGTGAGGGGAGCACTCCAATGTTTGTCAGCTTTATTTGGGGGTGCATTGTTGATAATCTGCCACCCAAATGGATTGCGTGATACAACTGCTTCCTGCTTCGTCCCTCTCCAAAACTCTATGCTCATGGGGCCATTGCTACTTGCCCTTCCCAGCAGTGTTCTAGTGGGGTATTTAATAGGTAACCCAGACTCCCAGGGAGAACaccagagttcaaggccagtaCCTTGGCAGGTCATTTAACTTCTTAACTCTATTTCCTCTGTGAAATGACGATGGTTCTCACTTATTTGTCCCAAACCCCTCATCACCCGTCAATGAGCTATTCTTCCATGGATTAGAAATTCATttcaggcagggcacagtggctcatgcctgtaatcccagcactttgggaggccgaggcgggcagatcacctgaggtcaggagttcgagaccagcctggccaacatggctttcgccccgtctctactgaaaatacaaaaaagttagccatacgtggtggtggatgcctgtaatcccagccactgaggaggctgaggcaagagaatcgcttgaacccgggagtcaaaggttgcagtgagccaagatcatgctattgcactccagcctaggcgacagagcgggactccatctcaaaaaaaaaaaaaaaaaaaaaagaaaagaaaaggaagaaacaaattcATTGCAGTACCCATAAGGGGGTTAGGAATATGGGTCCCTCCTTAGTGAAGAGGTACTTCTAGAGTCAGGATGAGAAGAGAGCTTGACTAATGGCATGGCCTTGGGCACCTGACCGGACCTCTGCCTGGTTTCTCATGGCTTTACCTACCTTATAGGGGCTTTGTGAGCATCTAAAGCATTTAGCACAGAGCAGGGGCCCTATTAGTATCAGCTGGTACTATCATTAATGAGACAGTCTCAGTTCCAGCAAGAACTGTTCTTTTTCGCAGGAGACAAATGGAAGTAATTCGTCTTGTTGGAACCTGCGGTGAGGTAGCTGGGTTAAACAGGAGCACCTGGGCAAGCAGACAATGCTCCTCCTGCTCACTCAAGAGCAGGTGGGGCTTCCTTGTGGCCTTCTGGTCTCCCAACTCCAGGGCTAGGATTTGGGGAGGGAAGGTGGTGGCAAGGGGGATCCCAACTACTTTTTGTTGTCACTTCAAAGCCCTCAAGGCCTGGAGGGGATTCCTGAATGCCAGAAGTGCAGGCCAAGAGTGGAAGTcacccccatttcttgttttaaagTCACATATAGTGGTCTTGATTTTCCACAAGGGGCCATAACCAGGGCAGGCCAGGGACAAGAGATGAACTGGATACTCCCCCATTAacattcccagtgttggagaggAGAAACTTGGTGGTAAAGGTGGGCCGGGGATGGGAAGGAAACACAGAAGTGATGTGCCAGCCTCAGGTGAGGTGGGAAAACCGGTTTGGGGCCCAGAGCTGCCAGCCATGCTCAAGCCCAGGCCCTCCCTTGGTTGGAACCGCTGGGGCCTGAGGGCCTCAGTGAGGGAGGggtagggagggaggggctggctctgaaaGGAAAAAGGGTAGGATCAGCAAAGGGACCTGACCTCACCTTTGTACTGGGGGCCCCCTGGAAGGCACTGCACAGGGAGTTACCAACCATCCTCTGCCTCTTGGGGGTGCAACCTGTTCCTAGCAATTTCACCTTCCTCCTGCCACTGTGCCTAGAGGTGGCCACCAGGCTTGGATATGCCAATCACTGAAAGGCCTAAAGGGCTCCCTCTTAAGGCACCAAAGGTAAACCAAAGGGTGCCCTATATGCCCCTCCAAACTCCAATCTGGACCCCAGAAGCTGCCCCAACACTCCTTTCTTTCTGTCCTGACCCCACTCCTGCAAAGGCCTTCAAACCAGCCTCAGTAGGCCTAGTCCCCACGTGCATATTGATTTGCCCCCAGAGACTGATggctccctcctgccccagccaagTGACCCCAAGCTTGAGGTCTCCTCCTGCCCCTCTTCCGGTCAGGGCAACCCTCTCAACACTTGCCTCCATGTCCCACCAGAGCAAGGACCAAAGGGAGCCAGGACGAATATGTCCCCCAAGACAGACGCAAGCCCAGACCATGAAGGATGCACCCTTGGCTGTTAAAATGTTCACCCCCACAAAAGGGGAGTGGACAGATTTATTGAAATCAAACTGGGAAAGGAGCAGCTGGACGGCTGGACTCTgggcccagccccaggcccctcTGCCCAGGATGGGGCCCTgccagagagggaggagaggcatGGGGCCTGCAGCTGCCCACAAGGGAAGCGCCCTTGGTTACTTCCACGGTGGGGGGCCTCTTGGAAACCTCCGATCTGGAAAGAAAACCAAGGGCCAAAGTCACATGGACAGGGCCAGAGAAAGGGACTGGGGAGGTGGAAAGCAGGCAGAAGCAGGCTCAGGAGCCCGCAGTGAGTTAAACTGTGCTTCTCAAGGCggcctggggggtgggggtgggggctgccagCCTTGCAGGGGGCCTAGGCTGGACCTTCTTCTGGAGCCCTTCCCAGAATGGCTTTGGGGTCCCCCCCACCAAAGACCTGGCGTGGATGGCAGAGGGGAGAGGCACTCTCCGGCCGGGAACCTCCAGGGCCCATCCCTGGCTGCTGCTGTGGTTAGTCCACTGAGGGCACGGTGTGGTAGCACCGGACAGCTCCCCACCCGCCCCACGTGGTCCCCTGAGCCCAGGGCCAAATGGGGAGGAAAGAGGATTCTGAGAAAGAGGCAATAAGCAGGCAGTGAGGCTGACCTCAGCCCCGGGCCCGGCCGAGGTGACCGGGCCTGTTGCAGGTCCAGGGGAAGCATTACTAAAGGATCTGGGGCTCTGCACTCTGGCTCCATGCACAGCGGGTGCCCAGAGAGTCCTCTGCCCTGGGGTGGTGCTGCCAATCTAGCCTGGGGGCACAGCTAGGTCCAGTGACTCAGCTTTGATGTCCAAGACCTCGAACTCCCGCCTGCCTGGCGTGGTTCTTCCTGGTCACATGAACCAGATCGTGTTCCAAGTGGAGGATGTGGCTCTGCACGCGGTCATCAATGGGGAAGGAGGTCAGGTACCTCTTGACCATGGCAAAGTAAGCCATGGCCTCCCCAAAGCTGGGTACAGGCACCTCATCAccatcctcctcctcatcatcgtcatcatcttcatcatcctcTTCCTCATCGTCCTCTTCCTCACTGTCTGAATCAGAGTCCTCCCCACCTTCCAGGAAATGCAGAGTAGGGCACTGGGCCTCCTCCTGGGCACCATAAGCCCCGAAGCTGCCACCGGCCTCCACTACTCCCTGGGCCCAGTCCTCAGCCTCCAAGCCCTCGGAGGAGCTctcctcatcttcctcttcttcatcactgtcatcaacatcaccctcctcctccacctcctcttcctcccccaattcctctccttcccccccttcctcctcctcctccccttcctcctcctcttcctctccttcaccctcttcctcctcctcttcttcctcctcctcctcctcttcctcttcctctccctcactcTTGAGGGAAGTGGTGATGGTGGCATTAGGGCCACCCCCAAAGCCAGCCTCACGAAAGCAGGCGGCTATGTCCGAAGGCTCCACTGCCTGCCAGGCGGCAGCCACAAAGTGCAGAGCCTCCGTGAGACCCAGCTGCAGGCCTGAGGGATCCTGGCCCTCTAGCGCGGCCATGGCCTTGAGCAGCATGGCCTGGCGGTAGTGGCCCTTCACCTGCTGGACCACTCCCCTCTCCAGCGGATGCACGGTGCCCGGAGGGAAGAAGGCCAGCTGCACATGCCGCAGGCCCGAGGTGTCCAAGGACTGGGCAGCCAAGCGGCCGGCCAGCAGTAGGACCCGGCGAGACTCTGCAGCCATTCGGGTGTCCAGGGCCTTCAAGTACTTGGCCAGGGCCTGGGTGGTGACACCACCCTTGGAGTTGGCGGTGTAGTCGCAGGGCAGGCCGGCTTGGCCTGCGCGGGGCTTGGCCGACTTGCCGGCCACCAGCGGGGGCAGCTTCTCGCTGCCGTCGGCATTGGCGCATAGCAGGACGCTCAGGCGCTGGGTGGCTTGACGCGGCCGTCCGTCGCCTCCGCACAGCCCCGCGGCCTGGTCGGGCAGGAAGTCGTACCATAGACTGGTCTCGGTGGCGCTGAACACGTCCTGCGAGGCGTAGCCCTCGGCCACCGACGGCGGCTGCTCCTCCAGAGCGCGCCAACCAGTAGTGCTCCCGCCACTGCCCTCCGAGGGCACCGCGGCCGGACTGGCAGGCGCCGCCGGGGTGCGGGGGGCAGCGTTTCGCGCGCGGGCGCGGGCCAC contains the following coding sequences:
- the CENPB gene encoding major centromere autoantigen B, which translates into the protein MGPKRRQLTFREKSRIIQEVEENPDLRKGEIARRFNIPPSTLSTILKNKRAILASERKYGVASTCRKTNKLSPYDKLEGLLIAWFQQIRAAGLPVKGIILKEKALRIAEELGMDDFTASNGWLDRFRRRHGVVSCSGVARARARNAAPRTPAAPASPAAVPSEGSGGSTTGWRALEEQPPSVAEGYASQDVFSATETSLWYDFLPDQAAGLCGGDGRPRQATQRLSVLLCANADGSEKLPPLVAGKSAKPRAGQAGLPCDYTANSKGGVTTQALAKYLKALDTRMAAESRRVLLLAGRLAAQSLDTSGLRHVQLAFFPPGTVHPLERGVVQQVKGHYRQAMLLKAMAALEGQDPSGLQLGLTEALHFVAAAWQAVEPSDIAACFREAGFGGGPNATITTSLKSEGEEEEEEEEEEEEEEEEGEGEEEEEEGEEEEEGGEGEELGEEEEVEEEGDVDDSDEEEEDEESSSEGLEAEDWAQGVVEAGGSFGAYGAQEEAQCPTLHFLEGGEDSDSDSEEEDDEEEDDEDDDDDEEEDGDEVPVPSFGEAMAYFAMVKRYLTSFPIDDRVQSHILHLEHDLVHVTRKNHARQAGVRGLGHQS